Part of the Nitrospirota bacterium genome is shown below.
GCTGGAACAGAATGATCTGAAAACGATTGAGCTGATTGGACATCGGATGAATGGAGACGGAGGAGGCTACGGCTTCTCCGCCATCAGTGCGATGGGAGCCGCCTTGGAGCAGGCGACCGCACGAAAAGACTTCGCCGCGATCCGACGCCATACAGCCGAACTCATCGACTTTCTCGCCCGCGTGACGGTGGTCTATCAGAGATAAGAGGAACAGAAGAGAGAAAGCTCGGCACGGGAGTAGATAGCCCTAAAACTGGAGGGGTTTATCCGCGCGCAACAATAAAAGAAAAGCGCGCGGCACGAGCAAGCTTGGTTTGGTGGAGGGCACGGGAGTTGAACCCGCGACCCCTACGTTGCGAACGTAGTGCTCTCCCAACTGAGCTAGCCCCCCACACAACCGACCAACAACAAGACAGAACGCCTCGCTGTCCCTCGCATTATACACAACCACTTGCTCAGTCTCTAGCGGAAGTTCGTTCCGGGACAGATCTACGACGGACTGATCACGGCCTCGCCGGCTGGCTTCCCTTGCTCGATGAAGACGCGCCGCCCCTCCACCCGCAACCGCCCCTCGGCAAAAAGCTGGACCGCTCGCGGATAAATCTTGTGTTCTTGCACAAGAATCCTGGCTGCCAGGCTATCGGCACTATCGTCATCGAGAATCGAAACCGCCGCTTGAAGAATGATCGGGCCTTCGTCGACACCCTCCGTCACAAAATGCACCGTACAGCCGGCCAGCTTGCAGCCCCAGTCAATCGCCTTCTTCTGCACATCCAACCCGGGGAAGGAGGGCAACAGAGACGGATGGATGTTCATCATGCGATTGGCGAAGGCTTCTACCAGCACCTTGGTCACAATCTTCATATACCCGGCCAGCAACACCAGCTCCACATCGTGTTGCCGAAGCACGGAGAGGAGCTCGCGATCGTAGGATTCGCGGCTGTCTGGTTTGCCTACATGGGGCTTAGGATCAACGAAGAGGCCGGGTAATCCGTGCTGGCTGGCTCGCGCTAAAGCCGGAGAGTCTTTTTTATTGCTGATCACCGCGACAATCTTGGCCTGAACCGTCCCCGCTTCGATCGCGTCGATGACCGCCTGCAGATTCGATCCGCGCCCGGATGCCAACACGGCGACGCGCAGCACATCCGTCCGCTTAATCGACATACTCCACCAATGGGCCCTCGCCGGTCGATGCCACGATGGTTCCGATCTGATAGGCCTGATCGCCCAACGCCGTCGCGCGCGCGATGACCCTGTGGGCATCCGACGCCGGCACGACGAGAATCATGCCGATCCCCATGTTGAAAACGCGATACATCTCCTCACGCGCCACCGCTCCAAGCCTGGCAATCGCCTGGAAAATCGGCGGCACGGGCCAGGCACCTCGCCGCACCTCTGCTCGTACGCCAGCAGGAAGCACGCGCGGGAGGTTCTCGGTGATACCGCCGCCGGTGATATGGGCAATGCCTTTGATAGGACATTCCTGAATCAAGGTGAGGACCTGTTTGGCATAGATCCTAGTCGGGGTCAGCAAGACCTCCCCCAAAGGCTGATCCAGTTCAGGCAAGCGACTGGCCATGCTCAGCTGAGCTCTATCCAGCAAGACCCGGCGAGCCAGCGAATAGCCGTTGCTATGGAGACCGGTCGAGGCCAATCCGATCAGCACATCGCCCGGCACAATACTGCGGCCATCGATGATCTTGGACCGATCCACCACGCCGACGGCAAACCCGGCCAGATCATACTCGCCCTCCGCATAGAAGGAAGGCATCTCAGCCGTTTCCCCGCCGATCAAGGCGCAGCCGGCCTGGCGGCAGCCCTCGGCAATCCCCTTGAGCACCGCTTCCGCCTTGGGAACGGCCAGTTTGCCCGTCGCAAAATAATCCAAAAAGAACAGCGGCTCAGCCCCGCTGACCACGATATCGTTCACGCACATGGCCACCAGATCGATCCCGACCGTATCGTGGCGATCTGTGAGGAAGGCAATTTTCAGTTTCGTCCCGACTCCATCGGTGCCGGAGACAAGAACCGGCTCGGCATAGCGATGGGCCTGCAGCCGGAACAATCCGCCGAACCCGCCGATATCCGTCAGGACTTCAGGCCGGAACGTGGACCGCACTAACGGCGAAATGCGGTCGACGAACTCGTCGCCCGCATCCATATCAACTCCGGCATCTCGATAGGTTGTCATAAGAGGGCGCATCTTAGCGGACGACCCTTGCAGAGGTCAAACCCGCAGGCAGCAGGGCTGGGTGGGAAATGGCTTTCGCTGAACTCCGCTCTTTCCCCACACTCCATTACAGCGAGGCGAGGGGTAGGGTCTCCGCTGCGCGCATCGAGCAACTGCTAGCCATCTAATTGCCCCTTGCGTGCTCTCTCTCTTCAAGAATGGGGACTGATTATCTCCCACTGCGCGCGTCCAACGAGGGCCTTCTGAGGCCGCGCGTTGCGCGAGCACAGGAGATAATCAGTCCCCATCCCCTACGCTTCCGGTCGCATTTCCACTTCCAGCAGCTTGATCTTCCGATGAAGATGACTCCGTTCAATCTGCAAATCTTCCGCCGTGCGGGAAATGTTCCAATGATGTTCCCGTAGCTTGCGCGCAATGTACTCCTTTTCAAACGCGTTGCGCGCATCCCGGAGCGAGTCATAGGACTGCGTGAAGAGCGGGCTGGGAGCAGGCGCTGCGGACGGAGACGCCGCCCCGCCAGGACGAGCCTGCAACGAGAGACCCGCTTGCGCCCCCTCGATAACTGGTCCCGGCACCATGATCATCAATCGCTCGATCAAATTCCGCAGTTCACGGATATTCCCCGGCCAGTCATATTGCTGAAACACCGCCATCGCCCCAGGCGAGACCTCTTTCATCCGCAACCCCTGCTCATCCGCATGCACCTTCATGAAGTGGCGCACGAGCAACGGAATGTCGTCCCGGCGCTCCCTGAGGGGAGGCACGACGATCGGCACCACGTTGAGGCGGTAAAACAAATCTTCGCGAAACGCGCCTTTCTCGATTTCCTTGAGCAAATCCTTGTTGGAGGCGGCCAAGACCCGGACGTCCACCTTCAGCAGCTTCGTCCCACCGACACGAGTAAACTGCTGCTCTTGCAGTACCCGGAGCACTTTGGCCTGGGTATTCAAACTCATGTCGGCGATTTCGTCCAAAAACAGCGTGCCCCCGTCCGCCTGTTCGAACTGTCCTCTCTTCATCGAGGTGGCGCCGGTAAAGGAGCCCTTTTCATGGCCGAACAACTCACTCTCGATCAAGGTCTCCGGGATGGCCGCACAGTTCACCGCCACAAACGGCCGGCTGGCTCTGGCGCTCCGCAGATGAATCGCCCGCGCAACGAGTTCTTTCCCCGTCCCGTTCTCCCCCCCGATCAGCACACGGCTATTGGTCGGCCCGGCTGTCTCGATCAACTGCCGTAACTGTTGCATCGCAGACGACTGCCCCACCAGCTCAAATTTCCGTTGTACGGTGGTCCGGAGCGTTCGATTCTCTTGCTCCAGCCTGTGTTGATCCAACGCATGTTTGACGCGCAGGATGATGTTCTCAAGCGACAAGGGCTTCTCAATATAATCATAGGCTCCCAGCTTGATCGCCTTGACCGCCGTTTCAATCGAGCCGTGCCCCGACATCATCATCACTTGCGCCGTCGGCACCAATTCACGGACCCGGCGCAAAGTTTCCATGCCGTCCATTTCCGGCATCCAGATATCGAGGATCATGAGGTCCGGCGGATCCGTCATATAGGCCCGTACGGCCTCCATGCCGTTCTTCGCCACCGCAACCTCGTAGCCCTCATCCCGCAGAATGCTGCTCAAGGAAGTAAGAATCGACTCTTCGTCATCTACAATTAAAATCGATGCGGACATGAATCCCCCGTACAACGTGATCGGTCAGGCTGCTCCGACCTCTCAGCACTCAACGCTCAGTACTTCTGCTCACACCGGCAATTCGAACGTAAATACAGCCCCTTTCGGCTGATTCTGGCTGGCCTGAATCTGTCCATCGTGATCGGTAATGATGCGCCGCACGATGGCCAACCCCAGCCCGGTCCCCGTCTTCTTCCTCGTGAAGTATGGCACGAACAATTTTTCCTGGTCTTCCGGCGCAATGCCCGTGCCCTCATCCGCCACACTCACCACGGCCCTCCGCCGTTTCATATCGTACTTGGTCGTGAGCCAGACACGCCCCTTCTGCTGCATCGCCTGCATCGCGTTGTCGAGCAAGTTGACCATCACCCGCTTAAGTTGCTCACGGTCGAAATTAAGCGACGGAAGGTCTTCGTCCAACGAAACAATCAGCTCGACATCCTTGTGGGCGCCCCGATAGAGGGCCGTGACCTCATTGATCACATCATGGAGCGACTGCTGTGCCATC
Proteins encoded:
- a CDS encoding Hpt domain-containing protein, coding for MTTEPDTNNAQTLVVHIHQDLEEIVPGFLANRHRDVQRLETALEQNDLKTIELIGHRMNGDGGGYGFSAISAMGAALEQATARKDFAAIRRHTAELIDFLARVTVVYQR
- the purN gene encoding phosphoribosylglycinamide formyltransferase, which encodes MSIKRTDVLRVAVLASGRGSNLQAVIDAIEAGTVQAKIVAVISNKKDSPALARASQHGLPGLFVDPKPHVGKPDSRESYDRELLSVLRQHDVELVLLAGYMKIVTKVLVEAFANRMMNIHPSLLPSFPGLDVQKKAIDWGCKLAGCTVHFVTEGVDEGPIILQAAVSILDDDSADSLAARILVQEHKIYPRAVQLFAEGRLRVEGRRVFIEQGKPAGEAVISPS
- the purM gene encoding phosphoribosylformylglycinamidine cyclo-ligase, encoding MTTYRDAGVDMDAGDEFVDRISPLVRSTFRPEVLTDIGGFGGLFRLQAHRYAEPVLVSGTDGVGTKLKIAFLTDRHDTVGIDLVAMCVNDIVVSGAEPLFFLDYFATGKLAVPKAEAVLKGIAEGCRQAGCALIGGETAEMPSFYAEGEYDLAGFAVGVVDRSKIIDGRSIVPGDVLIGLASTGLHSNGYSLARRVLLDRAQLSMASRLPELDQPLGEVLLTPTRIYAKQVLTLIQECPIKGIAHITGGGITENLPRVLPAGVRAEVRRGAWPVPPIFQAIARLGAVAREEMYRVFNMGIGMILVVPASDAHRVIARATALGDQAYQIGTIVASTGEGPLVEYVD
- a CDS encoding sigma-54 dependent transcriptional regulator, whose amino-acid sequence is MSASILIVDDEESILTSLSSILRDEGYEVAVAKNGMEAVRAYMTDPPDLMILDIWMPEMDGMETLRRVRELVPTAQVMMMSGHGSIETAVKAIKLGAYDYIEKPLSLENIILRVKHALDQHRLEQENRTLRTTVQRKFELVGQSSAMQQLRQLIETAGPTNSRVLIGGENGTGKELVARAIHLRSARASRPFVAVNCAAIPETLIESELFGHEKGSFTGATSMKRGQFEQADGGTLFLDEIADMSLNTQAKVLRVLQEQQFTRVGGTKLLKVDVRVLAASNKDLLKEIEKGAFREDLFYRLNVVPIVVPPLRERRDDIPLLVRHFMKVHADEQGLRMKEVSPGAMAVFQQYDWPGNIRELRNLIERLMIMVPGPVIEGAQAGLSLQARPGGAASPSAAPAPSPLFTQSYDSLRDARNAFEKEYIARKLREHHWNISRTAEDLQIERSHLHRKIKLLEVEMRPEA